One Ranitomeya imitator isolate aRanImi1 chromosome 1, aRanImi1.pri, whole genome shotgun sequence DNA window includes the following coding sequences:
- the LOC138668571 gene encoding uncharacterized protein gives MSTNEQDFVRALIEMYRSLPCLWKIKSKDYSNRYMKREAYEKLVAVYREYHPTETVDENIVRKKIQALRTVFKKEVNKVENSKKSGAGTEEVYVPRLWYYDLMAFTRDQEIPRPCQTVTSLCEPSPEDILPESPDDHVPLQQRETTEANNVQSPQSSSSPSVEEQTCPLRPSRKRKSTAATPVDLLAVANSILSKHVTTKLSPFASLVEERLNRLDDTQRSHAERIMFDVMNAAAAGKLCDTSTLSIDVRQPSAHFYWGHQQEPMHSTPVRRPGPHNSQFRTPPAPPSFGDLSQGPPIATHHYSEMDTYYQNL, from the exons atgtctacaaatgagcaggactttgttcgggcactcatagagatgtaccgctccctgccctgtttgtggaagataaaatctaaggattatagcaaccgttacatgaagagagaagcgtatgagaagctggtggccgtctacagggagtatcatcccacagagaccgtggatgaaaacattgtgaggaaaaagatccaggctctccgcacagttttcaaaaaagaggtcaacaaagtggaaaattctaagaagtctggggccggaactgaggaagtctatgtgcccaggctgtggtattacgacctgatggcattcactagagaccaagaaatccctcgcccgtgccagactgtgactagcctttgtgagccatcgcccgaagatatcctgcctgagtctcctgacgaccat gtgcctctgcaacagcgggaaacaacggaagcgaacaatgtccagtcccctcagtcctccagtagcccgtctgtcgaggagcagacatgtccactgcgcccatctagaaaaagaaaatcaacagcagccacacctgtggatctcctggcagtggccaacagcatcttgtcgaagcacgtcacaaccaaactctccccattcgcatccttggttgaggaacgtttaaacagactggatgatacccaaagatctcacgcggagagaataatgtttgacgttatgaacgcggcagccgcaggaaaactatgcgacacatcaacattgagcattgacgtccgtcagcccagtgcccatttttattggggacaccaacaggagcccatgcacagcactcctgtccgcagacctgggccacataattctcagttccggacaccacctgcacccccttcttttggtgacttatcacaaggacctcctatagccacgcaccactacagtgagatggacacttactaccaaaatttgtag